One Myxococcales bacterium genomic region harbors:
- a CDS encoding HAD family hydrolase — protein sequence MTDCDGVLTDAGVYYGHSGDELRKFSVRDGMGFALLREAGIACGIISGEGARSIAARADKLGIDEVHLGIREKGACLARVLERRALAPSACAYIGDDINDLPIFTALSEGITACPSDAAEPVLARAHVVLPVRGGEHAFRAFSDFILSHRS from the coding sequence TTGACGGACTGCGACGGCGTGCTTACGGATGCCGGGGTTTATTACGGACATTCCGGCGACGAGCTCCGCAAGTTCTCCGTGCGTGACGGAATGGGCTTCGCCCTCCTCCGCGAGGCTGGGATCGCCTGCGGCATCATCTCCGGTGAAGGGGCCCGCTCCATCGCCGCCCGAGCGGACAAGCTCGGAATCGACGAGGTGCACCTCGGTATCCGGGAGAAGGGTGCGTGCCTCGCCCGCGTCCTCGAACGTCGTGCGCTCGCGCCCTCGGCGTGCGCCTACATCGGCGACGACATCAATGATCTCCCGATATTCACGGCCCTCTCCGAGGGCATTACGGCCTGCCCGTCCGACGCCGCCGAGCCGGTGCTGGCCAGGGCGCACGTGGTCCTTCCGGTGAGGGGCGGCGAGCACGCGTTCCGAGCATTCTCAGACTTCATTCTCTCCCATCGATCCTGA
- a CDS encoding SDR family oxidoreductase, protein MTADLFALDRRVAVVTGALGLLGREHVRALAERGARVVVTDRDHAACEAFAEELRAEGFDALGRGADVTDKASLEALHEAILARFDGVDVLVNNAAIDEKVEGAPGGGALEASRFENLDVEVFRRALDVNVTGVFLASQVLGRTMVARRRGSVVNVASTYGLVAPDQSLYRAKDGRQLFFKSAAYPTTKGAVLQLTRYLAAYWGDVGVRVNALCPGGVSNGQSEDFVVRYAQKTPLGRMADRADYRGAIVFLASDASSYMTGATLVVDGGFTAW, encoded by the coding sequence GTGACCGCTGACCTCTTCGCCCTCGACCGACGGGTCGCCGTCGTGACCGGCGCGCTCGGCCTCCTCGGGCGGGAGCACGTGCGCGCGCTCGCCGAGCGTGGCGCCCGAGTCGTCGTGACGGATCGAGATCACGCTGCCTGCGAGGCGTTCGCCGAGGAGCTCCGCGCGGAGGGATTCGACGCCCTCGGACGAGGCGCGGACGTCACGGACAAGGCCTCCCTCGAGGCGCTCCATGAGGCCATCCTAGCGCGCTTCGACGGTGTCGACGTCCTCGTCAACAACGCCGCGATCGACGAGAAGGTGGAGGGCGCGCCCGGCGGCGGCGCGCTCGAAGCGTCGCGCTTCGAGAACCTCGACGTGGAGGTCTTCCGGCGCGCGCTCGACGTCAACGTGACCGGGGTCTTCCTCGCGTCGCAGGTGCTCGGTCGGACGATGGTGGCGAGGAGGCGGGGCAGCGTGGTGAACGTCGCGTCCACGTACGGGCTCGTCGCCCCGGACCAGTCGCTCTACCGCGCGAAGGACGGGAGACAGCTCTTCTTCAAGTCCGCCGCATACCCGACGACGAAGGGGGCCGTCCTCCAGCTGACGCGCTACCTCGCGGCCTACTGGGGAGACGTGGGGGTCCGTGTGAACGCGCTTTGCCCCGGCGGGGTCTCCAACGGTCAGTCCGAGGACTTCGTCGTCCGTTATGCGCAGAAGACCCCGTTGGGCCGAATGGCCGACAGAGCCGACTACCGCGGCGCGATCGTATTTCTCGCGAGCGACGCGTCTTCTTACATGACGGGCGCGACGCTCGTCGTCGATGGCGGGTTCACGGCATGGTGA
- a CDS encoding N-acetylneuraminate synthase family protein: MSRKITHSVPIGRHIVGRGQSCYVIAEIGINHNGSLDVAKRLIDGAVLAGCNAVKFQKRTPELCVPKDQWNVERDTPWGRLTYIEYRHKVELSKADYQAIAAYCDERNIDWFASPWDELSVDFLEGFDVPCYKVASASVTDLALLDRIARTKRPVIMSTGMSTLEEIDRAVALLGTDRLVLGHTTSAYPAALADLNLRAMPFLEDRYGVPVGYSGHETGLAPTLAAVALGATWIERHITLDRAMWGTDQAASVEVGGMMRLVANIRDIELALGDGVKRVTETELKMAKKLRRVASAA; the protein is encoded by the coding sequence ATGTCTCGAAAGATTACCCATTCCGTGCCCATCGGTCGCCACATCGTGGGGCGCGGGCAATCCTGCTACGTGATCGCCGAGATTGGCATCAACCACAATGGCAGCCTCGACGTCGCCAAGCGGCTCATCGACGGTGCCGTGCTCGCGGGCTGCAACGCCGTCAAGTTCCAGAAGCGCACGCCCGAGCTGTGCGTCCCGAAGGACCAGTGGAACGTCGAGCGTGACACCCCGTGGGGGAGGCTCACGTACATCGAGTACCGTCACAAGGTCGAGCTCTCGAAGGCCGACTATCAGGCGATCGCCGCCTACTGCGACGAGAGGAACATCGACTGGTTCGCGTCGCCGTGGGACGAGCTCAGCGTCGATTTTCTCGAGGGCTTCGACGTGCCTTGTTACAAGGTCGCGTCGGCCAGCGTGACGGATCTGGCGCTGCTCGATCGCATCGCACGGACGAAGCGGCCCGTCATCATGTCGACGGGGATGTCGACGCTCGAGGAGATCGATCGGGCTGTCGCGCTGCTCGGGACGGACCGCCTCGTCTTGGGCCACACGACCTCGGCCTACCCTGCGGCGCTCGCAGACCTCAACCTTCGAGCCATGCCCTTCCTCGAAGACCGGTACGGCGTGCCGGTCGGGTACTCGGGGCACGAGACCGGCCTCGCGCCCACGCTCGCGGCGGTCGCCCTCGGGGCCACCTGGATCGAACGCCACATCACGCTCGACCGCGCGATGTGGGGGACGGACCAGGCCGCGAGCGTCGAAGTCGGTGGGATGATGCGCCTCGTCGCGAACATCCGCGACATCGAGCTGGCGCTCGGTGACGGCGTCAAGCGAGTGACCGAGACGGAGCTCAAGATGGCCAAGAAGCTCCGGCGAGTCGCGAGCGCGGCGTAG
- a CDS encoding aminotransferase class III-fold pyridoxal phosphate-dependent enzyme, translating to MKPLPDITRSLALAERARGLVPAQTQTLAKGPGQYVRGVAPQFLVRGKGARVWDVDGNELVDLQMAIGPLSLGYAYPAVDEAIRRQLEDGITFSLVHPLEVEVAETIRDIVPNAESVRFSKTGADVTQAAVRLARAFTGRNQVLCCGYHGWHDWHIGVTDRDKGIPEAVKDLVATFEYNDIDSLTSAIDDDTACVILEPTVFEPPKPGFLAAVREACDRVGALLIFDEMWTGFRLALGGAQEAYGVRADLACFSKAVANGMPLSVLTGRRDVMRLLEKEVFFFTTFGGEALSLAAAKATLEEMRKRPVLETIARQGKKLADGYRAIAEEHGATFTNVIGYPARTLMTFATEAPLVVKSLFQQEMIRRGVLWSGFHNVSFSHGDAEVDHVLAAYREVIPLVKRAVEEGTAATELRGEPVEPVFRKVTKFHTKPRVHRDR from the coding sequence GTGAAACCACTCCCCGATATCACCCGCTCGCTGGCGCTCGCAGAGCGCGCTCGCGGCCTCGTGCCCGCCCAGACGCAGACCCTCGCAAAGGGCCCCGGGCAATACGTCCGAGGGGTCGCGCCGCAGTTCCTCGTCCGCGGCAAAGGGGCGCGCGTCTGGGACGTCGACGGCAACGAGCTCGTCGATCTGCAGATGGCCATCGGGCCACTCTCGCTCGGATACGCCTACCCCGCCGTGGACGAGGCGATCCGCCGTCAGCTCGAGGATGGCATCACCTTCTCCCTCGTCCACCCTCTCGAGGTGGAGGTCGCCGAGACGATTCGTGACATCGTCCCGAATGCCGAGTCTGTCCGATTCAGCAAGACGGGCGCCGACGTCACGCAGGCGGCGGTCCGGCTCGCCCGGGCGTTCACCGGGCGAAATCAGGTCCTGTGCTGCGGTTACCACGGTTGGCACGATTGGCACATCGGCGTCACCGATCGCGACAAGGGCATCCCCGAGGCGGTGAAGGACCTGGTCGCCACGTTCGAGTACAACGACATCGACTCGCTGACGAGCGCGATCGACGACGACACCGCGTGCGTCATCCTCGAACCGACGGTCTTCGAGCCGCCGAAACCCGGATTCCTCGCCGCCGTGCGAGAGGCCTGCGATCGAGTGGGTGCGCTCCTCATCTTCGACGAGATGTGGACGGGCTTCCGACTGGCCCTCGGTGGCGCCCAAGAGGCGTACGGTGTGCGCGCCGACCTCGCTTGCTTCTCGAAGGCGGTCGCGAACGGGATGCCCCTCTCCGTGCTCACGGGCAGACGTGACGTGATGCGCCTCCTCGAGAAGGAGGTCTTCTTCTTCACGACGTTCGGCGGCGAGGCGCTCTCGCTCGCGGCCGCCAAGGCGACCCTGGAGGAGATGCGGAAGCGCCCCGTTCTCGAGACCATCGCCCGCCAGGGGAAGAAGCTCGCAGATGGATACCGGGCCATCGCGGAGGAGCACGGCGCCACCTTCACCAACGTGATCGGGTATCCCGCGCGAACGCTCATGACCTTCGCGACCGAGGCGCCGCTCGTGGTCAAGTCACTATTCCAGCAGGAGATGATCCGACGCGGGGTGCTCTGGTCGGGCTTCCACAACGTGTCGTTCTCCCACGGCGACGCGGAGGTCGATCACGTGCTCGCCGCCTACCGCGAGGTGATCCCACTCGTGAAGCGGGCCGTCGAAGAGGGCACCGCCGCGACCGAGCTCCGCGGGGAACCGGTCGAGCCCGTATTTCGGAAAGTGACGAAATTCCACACGAAACCGAGGGTCCACCGTGACCGCTGA
- a CDS encoding transketolase, whose amino-acid sequence MNYETLLADFARDDDRLVVMTAENRAAIRNLPPILGPRFIDVGIAEQTMIGAAAGLALAGRIPVVHALATFLVLRAFEFIRTDVGIAGLPVKLVGGVPGVLSEANGPTHQAIEDIGILRGIPKMRVVCPSDEVELLSMMPHVIADTAPVYVRYNALPAVVPHHEPFAMGRAEVLSAGKHVTLLTYGVMLREVWAARALLEKQGISARVVNVRSLSPVDERALLDASSGTELVVTVEDHFTKGGLATIFAETLLRFGRTCRFHPFAFDDRWFRPGLLGDVLAYERLDGPGIAGRVSDLLREKNPKPAPFTTEPTA is encoded by the coding sequence ATGAACTACGAGACCTTGCTCGCCGACTTCGCTCGCGACGACGACCGATTGGTCGTCATGACCGCCGAGAATCGCGCCGCTATCCGCAACTTGCCTCCTATCCTCGGGCCGCGCTTCATCGACGTCGGCATCGCCGAACAGACCATGATCGGCGCGGCCGCGGGCCTCGCCCTCGCTGGGCGGATCCCGGTGGTCCACGCGCTCGCGACCTTCCTCGTGCTGCGCGCGTTCGAGTTCATCCGCACCGACGTCGGCATCGCCGGGCTGCCCGTGAAGCTCGTCGGCGGCGTGCCGGGCGTCCTCTCCGAAGCGAACGGCCCGACCCATCAGGCGATCGAGGACATCGGCATTCTCCGCGGAATACCGAAGATGCGAGTGGTCTGCCCCTCGGACGAGGTGGAGCTCCTGTCGATGATGCCGCACGTGATCGCGGATACTGCCCCCGTGTACGTGCGCTACAACGCGCTGCCCGCCGTGGTGCCTCACCACGAGCCGTTCGCGATGGGCCGCGCCGAGGTCCTCTCGGCGGGAAAGCACGTGACGCTGCTCACCTACGGCGTCATGTTGCGCGAGGTGTGGGCCGCGCGCGCCCTCCTCGAAAAGCAGGGGATTTCGGCGCGCGTCGTCAACGTGCGATCTCTTTCTCCGGTGGACGAGCGCGCGCTGCTCGACGCGAGCTCCGGGACCGAGCTCGTCGTCACGGTCGAAGACCATTTCACGAAAGGGGGTCTCGCCACCATCTTCGCCGAGACGCTCCTCCGCTTCGGCAGGACGTGCCGATTCCATCCGTTCGCCTTCGACGACCGGTGGTTCCGCCCTGGCCTGCTCGGGGACGTCCTCGCGTACGAGCGCCTCGACGGCCCCGGGATCGCCGGGCGTGTCTCGGACCTCCTTCGCGAGAAGAACCCCAAGCCCGCCCCCTTCACCACGGAGCCCACCGCGTGA